The genomic stretch GGAGGGAGGTAAACTTTGTCGGAGTTGTTACAGCAGGAGTGCTCTGAACAGAGTAACCAGACATAATAGGTGCTGCTGGGGGCCTTTGTGCCATGTTGCTGCTGTTTCGAGGGAAAAAGCTAGACTGAGGCGGCCTTGGTGTTGTTTCCACGAAGTTTTTGAACTTGTTCCATGGATCGTAATATGACATTGCTGGAACACTGGGAGTGCCTCTGCAGTCCACAGCACCAGGTTGTAGATGAGTAGCAGTACTCTGGACCCGCCCAACTTGCACAGCTGGTCGCTGATGCACTAGCCCAACCTCATTGTATCTGCTGACTGGTTGCACAGACGCCTTGTTTGGCACAGCCAGTTGAGGTTGCTGGCTGTGATTGCTTTCACGGAAACCAGGCCCTTGCACAGCTGCTGGAACAGAAAAAAAATATGGTACAGACCCTTGCTCAGCTGCTGGAACAGAAGAAAAATATGGTACAGACCCTTGCTCAGCTCCTGGAACAGAAGAAAAATATGGTACAGACCCTTGCTCAGCTGCTGGAACAGAAGAAAAACATGATACATATTCAGATGGTGTTCTCCCTCCATTTGAAACCCCAATTCTGGTACGTAGATCAACCAACCCTCCAAGAAACAATTGAGGAAAAGCTTGCGTGCGCATTCCTGGAAAGTAATGATCTTCAGCTCTGATTTGTTTACTGGAACATGGACCCCAGTTATCTAGACCTCCACATTGTTTACTGCTGGTTCCAAGATTAACTGTTTTGCCCATGAGGCGCATTGTTGTATCAACAGCAGGTTGCATGTTCTGCTCATAATTCTGTCTTGGGAAGCAGCTTTGCATCTGGAGCGACTTCTGCAGTTGATTATCATGTCCCAGGCATTGAGCGCAAGAACATTGCTCTGAACTAGCTTGCTGGTTGCTGCATGAATAGTTATTGCTGGATACTGCATAATTATGAACTTCCATCCTTTGAGAACTCGCAGACTGTCTGAAACCCATACTATATGCAGTTGGCACTTTGGGATTAAGATGAGTGTCTGGCTGAATACCAAAATTAGCAACTGTAAAAAATGGCGGAGCTTGACCTTGATGGTTGATTCTTAAATGGGAATAATCCAAGCACGCATTAGGTGTGACAAAAGTTGGAGATGTTGAAGGATGCAGAGAATCCTGCCCCAAGCATTGTCTTTTAAACAGCTCATCAGGATTAAGGGTACCACCAGGTTGAACCCTGACGAATTCACCATGTGAATTAAGAGGAAGACCCATATAGCCGCCGCTGAAGGATATGTTCCTGCATGCAGATACAGAATCTGTAGCTTGTGCATCTGTTGATTTGCTTGATCCTGTTGAGGTATTTATACTGCTCACCATGTCATTACCAGATCTAACAACACTAGATTGAACTTCTGTCAAGTGGCAGTTAGCAACCAATCTTTCCTGAGGAATTGTTTTTCTGTTCCTATCAGATGCTTCTCTGAGAGAAGCAACATAACAGGAACTTGAAGGCTGTGGCAACGGAATTCTCACGAAATTCCCTGGTCTTGTGTCGTGTGCTAAaccagcagcagcagatgatCCTTGTGGTATGATCCGACGGTTTTCTTCAGCTTGACGCCCAATACCAAGATAAAGGCCCTCTTGCACAGGAAAGTCCACGTCAACAAACTTTTGTGCAAGCCCTTGACTAGATAAGGTAGCTGGGGAGCTCAGACGATTGACATTGCCCCTCTTGGAAATCTCTATGCAATGATTCAGATCCATGGACTTGCTCATCATAGTTTTCTCCTTTGAATTGGTAAGTGGAACAGTATGGGAGGCACCAGATGAACCTACCTTCTCAGATAAAGAGCTGCTATCCTGCTCAACAGTCTCTGAAGTAGCATCAATCCGTTGATGCACCAAATGTGGCTCTTCCTTGTTGCTCTGGGAACTGTCTCTCTGAAAAGTTTGCTGGGATGCCTGCACTACCTGTGATTGCTCTGTGTTATCTCTAGGATGGGAGGCAGTCAATTCACATATGTCATCCGCATCAGAAAAAGTAACATGTTTTGATTTGAGAGAAGATTTGGATGGACAAGCATCAGATTTTTTCAGAAATACACCCTCTCCTGTCCGTAAGTGTTTCTTGAGAATGGTTTGAACTTCGCTACTGCTCTTGATAACCTTCTGATTAGACAAAACTGACTTCTTGCTTCCCTTTACAATTTTCTTGTTCAATAAAACTGAGACCTcttgatttttctttttcttgctaGAAGATTTTTTGAGCTTCCTTTTTTGTATGGCATCTTGAAATAATTGAGAGATGCTAAGTGAGACAACTTTCACATTTCCACTTTtctcctgaaaaggaaaagatcaCAGATCACCCTGCTTGTACATGTAGTTTTAGGCTTTCAGAACAGCAGTATACCACATAAAAAGTCCAAATGCGACATAACCAAAGTGTGACCATGTAACTCAGCGAATACTAACATACAAAAAAATGGATGTTAGGTTTTCAAAAGTGTCTTCATAGATATACTACTAAGCTTCTAATTTTGTTACAAGGAACTGGATCCGTCTAATTTCATGTAGTACAATGCTTTGCTATTTCAGAAGATAATGCAACTATACAACTATAATCTTTTGGTTAACAGTAGGTATTTCCAATCCCGATTGCTACATCTAAATGGTCAGTCAACCATGTGACATGAATACCATTCAGTTAACAATTGAAAAACCCAGGGTGCACATGTCTATCATGGATCCAGAAAAAAGACATGAAATAACCAAACAAAGAAAGAAGCTGCCCCTTTTATGTCTTACAACATATATGAAAACAAGCATGTATAAGCTGCTTGTTTGCTGATCATGGTATTACATTGCAACGTTTTGCAACACAGTTGGGTAGTTGGGTGCTTGATCTCTCAAGCTTGTCTGTCTAGTGGTCAGGAACTAGCTAGCACAAATGACCAACTGAGCAAGCACAGACCTATATAACGACTGTAAGAGCACATTCAACACAAATCCGACATCTAACTCTTAATAGCAAATTTCTGAATACAAACTTCCTTTCTTAAACGAAACACCCAAAGGCATTTCAAATATGATCCATGTTAAGGAAACAATTACAAGGACGAGAGCAGTCAGCACTGCAATAGAAACAAACACCAACCACCACCACGCCACGAACACCTAAAAAACTCCAATCGCCTTGTGGCTTTTGAAGACCGCCCTAGAAACCGGACAAAGTCAGCATCAATCAAACATCGGTGGGAGCACGACCCAAGCTTCCCGGCGCTCTGACCCGGCGCCACCACTCCTGAAAAGCCTGGATGACGACACCGACCAAACCACCCTGCACACCAAGCAAAAGGAAGGTCCGTCATCATCCTCAGCCAGATCTGACATATCCACTGGTGTTGCCAAGACATTCAGCACAGCTCCATCAACCAACGGAATATCGTTGCCCCGAGAAAGCTAACGGATGAAGATTATCATATGGATCCTGTTGCCGAGATCCAGAGGACCATGCAAACACGTCGGCCAGGGAGGGCAGGAGGGACTTCATCGCTGCAATGCAGCAACCTGCCTTGACATTGCTTCTAACATACGCGAACAAAGCCCTAACGAAAACAATGTACACATTGGATGGACATCCAAGTTCCCTCCACTTCCCTGCACCTGGATAGCTACCGGGGTTGCAGGGGGGAGGGTGGCCTTGCAGGAGAAGAGagaggaaaccctagccgcctttgTGTGGGGAGAAGAGGAAAACGATCTGGCTGTTAAGAGATCAATCCAGTCAATACGGCAAACATTCTACAGACCTACTACATACGTTCTACCAAATCTGAATCTGCCACAAACACATTCCAAATCCAAGTAATGCAAATGCAGTACAGCGACGCATATACTAGTTGACCAACAAATACGGTATGCATCTAGAGCTCGTACAAAATATACAGATGCCGGAAAACCAGGGGGGCGGGCAAACATTCCACACATCTACTTACCATGTGCATTCTAGTACCAAATCTGAATCTGCTACAGACACATTCCAAATCCAAGCAATGGAAATGCGATACTGAAATGTTGTTAGccaggaagaagaaaaaaaccgCACCTTTTTCCTCGCGGCGTTCTCAGAAGAGGGGGCCTTGTCCTTGCTGAACCCCGCCTTGCTGGGCAAAACCCCGGCCGGCAGCTTCCCCTTGTCGACCTTCCTCCTGACCCTCCTCCCGTCGCCCGTGGGGGCGACCCGCGGCACGGCGGCGAAGAGCTCGACGACGGAGCGCTTCCGGCACATGGCGGCCTTcctgcgctcctcctcctcctcctcgaccacCACCTCCTTGGCCCGCTTCGCCTCGTCCGCCCACCACCGGAAGCGGCGCACCTCAATCGGCGGCAGCGGGCCCGCCTCCCCGCCCAGCGGCCAGCACCGGTCGCCCTCGTCCGCCGCCCCCGCGCGCGCCCGCGCCGCGAAGCCCCTTGGGATGCAGCAAAGAGAAGAGCGTTAGAGCAGATGCAGCGGGCGAAAGAAGCGGCGCAATGCGGAGGAGGGAGAAGGGCGAGAGGTCTGTGGTACCGGATCGAGAAgggcggggcgccgccgccgccgctgccagtgGCGGCCATCGCGGGAGGGCTCCCTGGTCTGCTCcctttgctcggtcttggtttcCCGCGCCCTGGACTGGGCTAGGGTGACGAGACAGTGGAGTGGGGTGCAGAGTGCAGAGGAAAGCGACGTGGGAGTGGGAGGGACCCGCCCGAGGAGCCGCGCAGGTGCCCAGGCGCGGTGTTTCGCCACGGACTTGTCTGACCTATGGCGGCACCCACCATCTCAGGTACTAGTATTAATTTTGATTTATTTGGATCGTCTTGCACTTGCAGACACAAAAtcaacggtcttattttccaagaGGTCTAAAGGTTGGTTATAGTGGGAAGtaatttagactagtaacatgtgcCATGTTACGGAAGAAAATCCTATACGACCCTGGGTCGTTCGCTCCCTGGCTGGACCAAGTTTTGCGTTTGACACGTGGTGAAAAGGAATCTCAaatagggatggcacccgcagggtatgggtacgggtagagccaccccatacccgtacccgtcgCCTTAAATTTTAGccgtcacccgtacccatacccgtcaatgggtacaagtttttcccatacccgtcacccgacagggtaaatgggtacccgcgggtaaaaaatACCCGTGCTTACAACACATCTAATAGATCAAAAAAGTATGACATGAGGTGAACCTATCCTAAATATGGGCCTAAGCCTCACTAACCTACCGAAGATTGTGAGACTGGAAAGCGTGAGGTTCAGCCCAGCAACGCGAAGACATGATTAGGAGGGAATTAAGTAGGTTTAGAATATTATAATGACCCACTAGTTAAATTTAAATGGGTAAATGGGTATGTGGGTATGGGTTCTACCATCCCATACCCTTACCCGCTCTAtccgatgggtatgatatttttcccatttacaaacccatgggtaatattttatcccatacccgtactcttattgggtttttacccggtgggtacgcgggtcatgggtacccattgccatccctaatCTCAAAGCACTTAGCCACTTCCTCCCCGATTCAAGTTAGGcaaatctccagcggcgcgaagcAAAGgcgttgagcgaccgttttcgtccgtcgtgaccgaaaatgcgtctgggctctcctccagcggggcgacgcaaagtgatcggccgtccgcggcgacgcaaacctgacccaaatatgcgtcttagatgcgtctctgcggatgctgcgcggacgccgaaagtgtccgctcgcgtctggcggacgtttcgtcgggcccgcctggcagcgaccctgcgtcgatgcgtcttcttaggcgcgccagcgactgccgccgttgcgtcgcttcggcagtctgcgccatgtTAATGGCGGTGCCTCGGCTgacgagcggccgccgcccacctccgccaacgaaGTTAATGGCGACGGCACGCGTCCCGCAGCCGTCTCCtgtctccggcctatataaagaggacgcgatttcttcttcctcatccactcctccaagcaaaccctagccgccacaagctccaccgtagcgtcgcctagctcttcctgcgacgcagccaagcccgcgaggaagtccaagcggctcccggacaagttcatcgatggcgtcgagccggcgcagttgcagctacgcgaggccagctgcaacttctgccggtggaatgtggaggtcttgttcgacgggcagggcaagatgtacctgcacacggggtgggacaagttcgcccgcgacctcgacctcgagcccggctgccagctcaccttcctctacgagggtgatggcgagatgatcgtcaaggtgttcgacgacacagcgtgccgcgggcactaccacaccggcgaatccggctcggacaccgatagttagatcttagagtgttctttctttgtagcgaatatggctacggctgagacgaagccagtagtggaggtttctggatgttcttcctcgaaagaaccatcaGGGCCACCGTTACcaactggattttccagtttgggtgactgggtgtgccctcgtcgTCTTAGTAACACAGCCTAATGGAACACATCTCAAGATGTGTTACTGTTTGTCCTAGTAACTCTGTTTTGGACATGTAGTAACACAAGGAACCTCCACCACACtcataccacaacgaggaggtcaaggacgatagcgacgactacgtcgcggtcgTCTTCCAGAAATGGTAGCCATGGTGGAGGGCCGCAAGTTTGAGTACCCGTACAACATGACGAACGACGAGAtcgcgaagctcggcgtcctcgtctccgagaacgaccgacctgtgcagccgccgctgccccggtacgccaccggcttCATGTCTCCGGccgtgtcggaggatgaagccctacgactggcgctacaggactcggccacGCCACAACCGCCGTCGTACaacccctgggcgcctccaccgccgccacatccctgggcgcctccacctccgccacagccctgggcgcctccacctccgccacagccacaatcctgggcgcctccacctccggcaCCGCCGcaaccctgggcgcctccacctccagcaccgtcggcgcgcccggcgtatgtTCCGTCGGTTCCTAACTGGCCGTGGgtggtaccggagctcatcgtgctcgacagcgacgaggagaagcaGTAGGAGCATGCGTTTAGGGTTTATTTCCATGTATTCAACTATGTAaattaaattatgttttcatgttatagaAAAATGGAAATTCGAGCAAAAAATGCGTCTGCCATTGGAGCCACCcaccgacgcaaacagacgcgcggtcgattttgaCCATTTCGGCCGATGTAAATGGACGCACGCGAACATTTTCAGACgctgaaatgcgtcgcgccgctggagatgccattAGTAGCTGTGTTTTGGGGAATTACAAACCATATGCATTAAGATTCTTTTTTGCCAAGTGTCAGACGGAGGACTTGGTCCAGCCATGGAAGCGAACGACCCAGGGTCGTATAGGATTTTCTTCTAGGTTACTGtatcttcatagtgggtagtaacttatatgtagtGTCATGCATTGCATTATTTATTaggacatctccagcggcgcgaagcaaacggacgctcagcgaccgtttgcgtctggcgtgaccggaaatgcgtctggggcctgttccagcggggcgacgcaaattgaccgggccgttcgcggagacgcaaacctggcccaaatatgcgccaggtttgcgtctccgcggacgctcggcggtcgcacgGAGCGTCCGCTCGTgtccccacgggccctcatggcagcgacctaggttcgatcggcctcgaattcacaaccgccggcgaccaaccgccgcaatggagcgccgaaccgccgcggaagagcaaccaccggcctcttcgttttacgcgtcgccgttaatccgcgcatattataacccccgcgtctacggtaattcaagttcaaccgcctccttcttcatcctcttttctttttctccaacaccggcacgtcatgagcgactacacgctgccgtccgactcggagagcgagggcaagtcgcccggattcccgcattggtgggaatcgccggcgacgccaagcgatccgggctccacgcccagcctaccctacctccacaccgagtgaggacgaggaggagggaggcggcaatggcagcCGAAGgctaggaggaggacggaggcggcgccgcggccgacgccgacgacgaggaggagggccaggaggaggaggaggactccgacagcaagttcgcccgatttgaggcgcaggaggcggcggacgacaaggcggcggcaaggaagaagtccagggcgctggcgcgggcggcgcgtcgtcgtccgttcaccgacgacgacgacgaagacgccatttcttccagtttcaagtactcgacgggcgcgtcgtcctccagttccgacgacgaggtgacaagcaagaggcggaggagtttccgcgacgacgacgacgcagggccttcgaacaagaaggccaaaaaatagttttagtttatatgtttttaaatttcttcttatttgtatgttaaatatgtttgaatctagtcgattgacgtatccggttaattgtttaggctataatctattcgattggaccaacatgacatcatgagtacattttttcgcgtttaaaacttgatcattcaactATAAACTGTAAAGAAGTAGCCAAAAAAAacagttgcatgtccaaaatgcgtcggaccgctggaggtagcccccgaagcaaacggacatttcgcttgtggtcattttggcgtccgcggggcgacgcaaacggacgctcgcgaccacttttgagcgtccgaaatgcgtcgccccgctagagatgcccttatgTTGTAGgctcatcttgccttgaggtgtgtgatgttatggtaacatagctagttaccacctcactctctttcttcttttattagcatgtcatgtcaccaaaataccttgagatatgtgatgttactagctatgttactcccactatgagcagtctaacctTTTGCTTGAAATGCTATAGGACTGTAGTAAAGCAAAACAATTCATAGAAATTTTGGAGGGTCTAATTCTTTGAATCAAATGGCCTCTATAGGAAAATTCCTATGGGTAAATATTATACAATTTTTATTTTGGTTCCATGGCGAAGTCGTAGATGGAGAACGACACGGAAGACGGGTTTTGATGACTAGTGCTGGTGGTTCCAGCTGATTTACGTCCATGAACTTGCTTGGCGTTTCGACTTCATAGCAACGGCATGCGAGTGGGGATGTCAGCACACGAGAAGTTTAATGTCCTACCTTTCAAGATGAAAGGTCTTAAGTGGTTATGCCTATCAATAGTCTTGAAGTCATTGTTTTGAAAGCATGAATTTTTTTCATGGTGAAAACATATTGTCTATGATGGGACGACGACGGTATTTGTGCACCGTTTTATTCTTGGAGGCATAGTTTTCAGAGAAATtggacttcaggtgttgtcatgatgTTTTTTGCGGTATTGTTGTAAGGACTGGAACACTGTAGCAggactttcttttttcctttttagcttTTTTTAGATGTGTGTATCCATACTATTATTAGGGTACAACGTTGTCTTGTCGCATAGATTATGTGTAATTAATATATTTATAATACTCCCTCTATACCGGATTAAAGGGCaattacgcacttcgagaaataagtttgactactaatttgatTAACAAAATATAATactcacaaaaattatattattgaaaacattttttgaatatgaatccaatggtataatttttatggcatatatctcatattttattaACTAAATTTGTAGTCAAACTTATTTCTTGAagtgcgtaattgcccattaatccggtatagAGGGAGTATTAATCTACTCCCTCTTTAAAAAACTACTGTACAGGTTATTGAAAATCCGCCGAAGTCTGGTAAACGCTAACGGGTGGCAGTGGCAGTGGTACTGTGCGTGAACGTGGCGCGGTTGATGATCAGTACGGCGGTGTGCGGGGTCGTGTTGGTGGTGGGTGGGCTTCCTTGGGGCGCGCGCCCGGACGGTATGGCTGCCGCGGTGCCGGGCAGCGTACTGGAGGAGTCAAAACAAGATTCGCCCTCGTGCCAGTACCACGTTTTGAGTCAGCGCTGCTTTGCCCAGTTTTGGGCTCTGAAACTATTTACGGTTGGTTTTCACATGAACAGTCGAACAGATGCAACAACGGAGCAAACAATGCTGGCATGCCATGGAAATGCGACGCAGACGGACGTGACGCTGTCATGGAAATGGGAGATGGGCTGGAAATAACGCAGCAAGGTGATTTGTGTGCATCCTGCACCGTGATTCACTTGTGGGAATCCAGCTGACCACGATCTCGCGCTGGTAGTAATGACTGACTCTGACTGTGCACTGGTCACTGGTGTGGCCGTGTGGGGTGGGGTCGGGTGGGTGGAGGTGGAGCCTGCGTAGCACGCGGAAGTTACTGCACACCGGAAGTCCGGAACCAACCGAGTTCAATGCATGTCCAGTGCTCGCAGGTTTTCACCGGCCACTGGAATCTCTCTAACGGTCAGTAAAAGTCCTGCCTTTCCTCGGCATTGTTCTGCCAAAACACATCGGCTAGGGACGATTACAAAAATCCCAAAAGTGAAAAAAAAGCAcatactgaccctccggcgaaactatttcacatatctaacccttttgtgtggcgccctctcatgggcgccacacatgcccatgtacccgtgctgccggcgccacaaacccatccgacgtggcccgtcgacgctgagctggtgagccgatccgacgtggcaggccgTGTGGCGCCGCTCTCGCGGCGGCGCctgtggcaagggcgccacacatccacttaagtttggTCGCGCGAGCCCGCCCAGCCTGACCCAGTTTCTTTCTCCTCCCTCTGTTCTTCTTCTCTCACAGGAGGCggccggctctctctctctcccccctctgcccccaccaaatccaccaccaaatcatcagATATGTCCgcggagatcgttcccaacttgttccttgaggtaatctcctccgttccccttcttttcatccattgattttgtgtatttggttgaatctacatgtgaaaccctagatgtggatttggttgatttgagggtggagatggatttggttggatgttagggttgttgaagtaggagaaatggtagtgtgcttgtttgtatgggtagattatgttgattatggtaactaatgaacacatgtgtgtatgtgttgtttccattatgctaggggggtggaaagaattgttcatgttcatcatgtggaaaaggatgctttcttgaagggaaacatagagccggaccagGAAGAGGTTGACgtgtttgaccttagccctagctttgcggaggtggtagcacaagtgagggttgagttgaattggaatgagccaaatgatggtgttgagctagagggaaggcataatgtggggtttggaatgcacacccgttggaagacaatgcgtatcaactccgagcaacgttggtccgtttacaaggagacggtggccgggtcacaagataaggctttggagttgtttgcaaccaagacggttgatgctcgtatcgagcttgaccttaaccggccctcctcccccgttcgagagagagtccaccacc from Lolium rigidum isolate FL_2022 chromosome 4, APGP_CSIRO_Lrig_0.1, whole genome shotgun sequence encodes the following:
- the LOC124705394 gene encoding uncharacterized protein LOC124705394, with protein sequence MAATGSGGGGAPPFSIRGFAARARAGAADEGDRCWPLGGEAGPLPPIEVRRFRWWADEAKRAKEVVVEEEEEERRKAAMCRKRSVVELFAAVPRVAPTGDGRRVRRKVDKGKLPAGVLPSKAGFSKDKAPSSENAARKKEKSGNVKVVSLSISQLFQDAIQKRKLKKSSSKKKKNQEVSVLLNKKIVKGSKKSVLSNQKVIKSSSEVQTILKKHLRTGEGVFLKKSDACPSKSSLKSKHVTFSDADDICELTASHPRDNTEQSQVVQASQQTFQRDSSQSNKEEPHLVHQRIDATSETVEQDSSSLSEKVGSSGASHTVPLTNSKEKTMMSKSMDLNHCIEISKRGNVNRLSSPATLSSQGLAQKFVDVDFPVQEGLYLGIGRQAEENRRIIPQGSSAAAGLAHDTRPGNFVRIPLPQPSSSCYVASLREASDRNRKTIPQERLVANCHLTEVQSSVVRSGNDMVSSINTSTGSSKSTDAQATDSVSACRNISFSGGYMGLPLNSHGEFVRVQPGGTLNPDELFKRQCLGQDSLHPSTSPTFVTPNACLDYSHLRINHQGQAPPFFTVANFGIQPDTHLNPKVPTAYSMGFRQSASSQRMEVHNYAVSSNNYSCSNQQASSEQCSCAQCLGHDNQLQKSLQMQSCFPRQNYEQNMQPAVDTTMRLMGKTVNLGTSSKQCGGLDNWGPCSSKQIRAEDHYFPGMRTQAFPQLFLGGLVDLRTRIGVSNGGRTPSEYVSCFSSVPAAEQGSGFRESNHSQQPQLAVPNKASVQPVSRYNEVGLVHQRPAVQVGRVQSTATHLQPGAVDCRGTPSVPAMSYYDPWNKFKNFVETTPRPPQSSFFPRNSSNMAQRPPAAPIMSGYSVQSTPAVTTPTKFTSLRPLPPSMVSSHVYSSEGAQPHGSTPFHPPAPFSSQPGKVSAPGAIIKDKGMKQAPIGSNLESSKQMDRSFKRPVGKDNGLLALPKKPSIAVVGKNPNQSPLPEKGIDPCGSTPHRQPQYIPVRLSTEPEKNLRVINNDTPTRTAWTESVNSVGTRPVQLKSGAKHILQPCASASMDQEDSWPVHSVVQFEVENNSCTVAGSSKKID